One window from the genome of Mumia sp. ZJ1417 encodes:
- the rbfA gene encoding 30S ribosome-binding factor RbfA — protein MRVNKVADRIKVVVAEMLDRRIKDPRLGFVTVTDVRVTGDTQHATVFYTVMGDAEELEGTAVALESAKGLIRSEVGKQLGMRHTPSLEFVRDAVPENARQIEDLLGRARERDARVAEKAARAQYAGDPDPYKVKDADELDESDDLDGRE, from the coding sequence ATGCGGGTCAACAAGGTGGCCGACCGGATCAAGGTCGTCGTCGCCGAGATGCTCGACCGCCGGATCAAGGACCCCCGGCTGGGGTTCGTCACGGTGACGGACGTTCGGGTCACGGGCGATACCCAGCACGCGACCGTGTTCTACACCGTGATGGGTGACGCGGAGGAGCTCGAGGGCACCGCCGTGGCGCTCGAGAGCGCCAAGGGGCTGATCCGATCCGAGGTCGGCAAGCAGCTCGGCATGCGCCACACGCCGTCGCTGGAGTTCGTCCGTGACGCCGTCCCGGAGAACGCACGCCAGATCGAGGACCTTCTGGGCCGTGCGCGCGAGCGTGACGCCAGGGTCGCGGAGAAGGCCGCGCGTGCGCAGTACGCCGGCGACCCCGACCCGTACAAGGTCAAGGACGCCGACGAGCTC